Part of the Streptomyces sp. NBC_01264 genome, GACGGTCGCCACATGAGCCTCCGCATCGGCGGGGTCGAGGAGTGCGTGGGCGGTGAGGAGCCGGTACCAGAACGGGCCGAAGACCAAGTCGACCGCATGGTCGAGGTCCGTGGTGTCGGGGAGTTCCTCCCGGGTGACCGCCCTCGTCAGCAAGGTGACTACGACCTCCCGGCGGCCGGCGACCCAGGCGCGGAAGGGTTCGGCGAAGGCGGGGTCGAGCTGGGCTTCGGCCATGAGGCCCGTGAGGGCTTTGGCGCGGACGGGGTCGCGGCCGGTGCCGTAGAGGTCGGTGACGAAGGCGGCGAGGTCGCCGGCGAGGGTGCCGGTGTCCGGTTCGGGGGCGCGGGTGGCGGTTTCGTGGGCGTAGGCGTCCACGACGAGGGCGGGCTTGGACTTCCACCAGCGGTAGACGGTGCTCTTGGCGACGTTGGCGCGCTTGGCGACGCCTTCGATGGTGAGGGCGCCGTAGCCGTTCTCGACGAGGAGTGCGGCGGTGGCTTCGAGGACGGAGTGGTGGGCGTCTTCGTTGCGGAGGCGGCCGCCGGTGCGGGGCGGGTTGCTCGAAGAAGTGCTCGAAGGAGTGATTGACACGGCTTCAAGATAAGCCCTACCGTTTTATCGAAACGCTACGTAGCGTTTCGATTGATGGAGCGACGGGGGCGGAGCCATGGGCGGGATCGTGATCGAGCACGGGCACGGGCACGGGATGGGCGCCGGAGAGCACTGGTACGAGGCCACGGGTGAGGAGTTCGCGGCCGAGGGGCATGAGGTGCGGATTCCGAACTTCCCCGAGCCCTTCGCCCCGGACGCCGATGGGTGGCTGAGGGAGCTGGAGGAGTTGGACATGGAGACGGCGGGGGCTCCGGCCGGTGAGGCCCTCCCGCGCCTGTGGTTGCGGCTGCTTCAGGGGCGCGGCACGGGGGCCGAGGGGGCGTTCTCGGGGGTGGCGCCCTTGGCGTCCGGCGAGGTGGGGTCTGGCGCGTTGGCGCCGATCTTCTCGCCGGAGTTCGACTGGCAGCGGAATCGCAGGGCTGCGCGGGAGCTCCGTGTGCTGCGGGCGGCGGGTGCCCCGGTGAGCGGGGAGCCGGTGGGCGAGCACGTGGTGCGGTGTGTGCGGGGGCTGGGCGCGGGGGCGCGGGTGACCGCGTCGGGCGGGCCTGTCCCGAGTACGGGTGGGAGCCGTTTGGTGTTGCCCGACGCGGTGCGTCTTATAGGTGAGGTGCTGTAGTCGCTGCAGTTGCCTGCGGGCGGTGTCAGCGGACTGCGTCGCCGATGTGGTGGATGCGGACGAGGTTGGTGGATCCGCTGACGCCGGGGGGTGAGCCGGCGGTGATGACGACGACGTCGCCGGGTACACAGCGGCCGATGCGCAGGAGTTCTTCTTCGACCTGGGCGACCATGGCGTCGGTGGAGTCGACGTGGGGGCCGAGGAAGGTTTCGACGCCCCAGGTGAGGTTGAGCTGGGAGCGGGTGGCGGGGTCGGGGGTGAAGGCGAGGAGGGGGATGGGTGAGCGGTAGCGGGAGAGCCGGCGGACGGTGTCTCCGCTCTGGGTGAAGGCGACGAGGAATTTGGCGCCGAGGAAGTCGCCCATTTCGGCGGCGGCGCGGGCGACTGCTCCGCCTTGGGTGCGGGGCTTGTTGCGCTCGGTGAGCGGGGGGAGGCCCTTGGCGAGGATGTCTTCTTCGGCGGCTTCGACGATGCGGGCCATGGTGCGGACGGTTTCGATGGCGTACTTACCGACGCTGGTTTCGCCGGAGAGCATGACGGCGTCGGTGCCGTCGATGACGGCGTTGGCGACGTCGGATGCTTCGGCGCGGGTGGGCCGGGAGTTGTCGATCATCGAGTCGAGCATCTGGGTGGCGACGATGACGGGCTTGGCGTTGCGCTTGGCGAGCTTGACGGCTCGCTTCTGGACGATGGGGACCTGTTCCAGGGGCATTTCGACGCCGAGGTCTCCGCGGGCGACCATGATGCCGTCGAAGGCGGCGACGATGTCGTCGATGTTTTCGACTGCCTGGGGCTTTTCGACCTTGGCGATGACGGGGAGGCGTCGGCCTTCTTCGTCCATGATGCGGTGGACGTCTTCGATGTCGCTGCCGCTGCGGACGAAGGAGAGGGCGATGATGTCGGCGCCGATGCGCAGGGCCCAGCGGAGGTCGTCGATGTCTTTTTCGGAGAGTGCGGGTACGGAGACTGCGACGCCGGGGAGGTTGAGTCCCTTGTTGTCGGAGACCATGCCGCCTTCGATGACGCGGGTGTGGACGCGGGGGCCGTCGACGGCGGTGACTTCGAGGGTGACGCGGCCGTCGTCTACGAGGATGCGTTCGCCGGTGGTGACGTCTCCGGCGAGGCCTTTGTAGGTGGTGCCGCAGGTGTGGCGGTCGCCTTCGTGGTCTTCGACGGTGATGGTGAATTCGTCGCCGCGTTCAAGGAGTACGGGGCCTTCGCGGAAGCGGCCCAGGCGGATCTTCGGGCCTTGAAGGTCCGCGAGGATGCCGACGCTGCGGCCGGTTTCGTCGGCAGCCTTGCGGACGCGCTGGTAGCGGTCCTCGTGTTCGGCGTAGGTGCCGTGGCTGAGGTTGAAGCGGGCGATGTCCATTCCGGCTTCGACCAGGGCTTTGATCTGGTCGTATGAGTCGGTGGCGGGGCCCAGGGTACATACGATTTTCGCTCGGCGCATGAGGCGAGCGTATGCCCCTACCAGGGAGTAGGAAATTGGTTCCGGGTGTCCACTCAACAACCTTTGAGCAAAAGCTTGTTGACAATTGTTGAATGTGCATGGGGGTGCTCTGATGAGCACCCCCGGGGCATCGGTGGTGTGTGTTTTCAGAGGCGGGGAGGGGTCATTGTGAAGCGTGCGTTCACCTGTGCGTAGACGGTCTGGCGCTGGGGTTCGAGGTCGAGGGCGGGGGCGCCGGCGTCTTCGGAGGCGCTGAAGGCCATGGTGCGCATGGCGCCGCCGGCGGCCTGGAAGGGGGTGGGGGCGTTCTCGGCTCCGAGGTCGGCGAGTTCGACGAGGGCGGCGAGTTCGGCTCCGAGGGCGGCGGCGTATTCGCGGGCGCGTTGGACGGCTTCGAGTACGGCTTGGCGGCGGGCTTCGCCGTGGGCGGGTGAGGCGGGGCGCAGGGCCCACCAGGGTCCGTCGACCTGGGTGAGTTCGAGGTCGGCGAGGCGGGTGGTGAGTTCGCCGAGGGTGGTGAAGTCGTTGAGTTCTGCGGTGAGGTGGACGCGTCCGTGGTAGGCGCGGATGCGTTCGCCGCGGCCGTGGCGGGTGAGTTCGGGGGTGATGGAGAAGGCGCCGGTCTCGAGTTTTTCGACGGGGTCGCCGTAGCTTTTGACGAGGTCGAGGACGGCGTTGTTGCGGCGGGTGAGGTCTTCGAGGGCGGTGCGCCGGTCGGTGCCGCGGGCGCTGACGGTGATGCCGATGCGGGCGATTTCGGGGTCGACTTCGAGGGTGGCTTCGCCGCGGACTGCGACGCGGGGGACTTCGGGGGTTCCGTAGGGCTGGTGCGATGCGTCCTGGGTCATGGATTCACTGTCGCACTGCTGCTCGTACGGGGGTGGTCATCGGATTGAAACCTGTTGGGGGTGTTGCGGCTTGTTACTGCTGGGTCAGAATCTACGCGCGTTGCCTGTCTGTACACACGTACCTCACAAGGGGAGATGGCATGGCGTTGGACCGTAGGACATTTCTGGGCACTTCG contains:
- a CDS encoding SIMPL domain-containing protein; the encoded protein is MTQDASHQPYGTPEVPRVAVRGEATLEVDPEIARIGITVSARGTDRRTALEDLTRRNNAVLDLVKSYGDPVEKLETGAFSITPELTRHGRGERIRAYHGRVHLTAELNDFTTLGELTTRLADLELTQVDGPWWALRPASPAHGEARRQAVLEAVQRAREYAAALGAELAALVELADLGAENAPTPFQAAGGAMRTMAFSASEDAGAPALDLEPQRQTVYAQVNARFTMTPPRL
- the pyk gene encoding pyruvate kinase gives rise to the protein MRRAKIVCTLGPATDSYDQIKALVEAGMDIARFNLSHGTYAEHEDRYQRVRKAADETGRSVGILADLQGPKIRLGRFREGPVLLERGDEFTITVEDHEGDRHTCGTTYKGLAGDVTTGERILVDDGRVTLEVTAVDGPRVHTRVIEGGMVSDNKGLNLPGVAVSVPALSEKDIDDLRWALRIGADIIALSFVRSGSDIEDVHRIMDEEGRRLPVIAKVEKPQAVENIDDIVAAFDGIMVARGDLGVEMPLEQVPIVQKRAVKLAKRNAKPVIVATQMLDSMIDNSRPTRAEASDVANAVIDGTDAVMLSGETSVGKYAIETVRTMARIVEAAEEDILAKGLPPLTERNKPRTQGGAVARAAAEMGDFLGAKFLVAFTQSGDTVRRLSRYRSPIPLLAFTPDPATRSQLNLTWGVETFLGPHVDSTDAMVAQVEEELLRIGRCVPGDVVVITAGSPPGVSGSTNLVRIHHIGDAVR
- a CDS encoding TetR/AcrR family transcriptional regulator codes for the protein MSITPSSTSSSNPPRTGGRLRNEDAHHSVLEATAALLVENGYGALTIEGVAKRANVAKSTVYRWWKSKPALVVDAYAHETATRAPEPDTGTLAGDLAAFVTDLYGTGRDPVRAKALTGLMAEAQLDPAFAEPFRAWVAGRREVVVTLLTRAVTREELPDTTDLDHAVDLVFGPFWYRLLTAHALLDPADAEAHVATVLHGLSGAK